The Triticum aestivum cultivar Chinese Spring chromosome 3A, IWGSC CS RefSeq v2.1, whole genome shotgun sequence genome includes a region encoding these proteins:
- the LOC123062267 gene encoding receptor-like serine/threonine-protein kinase SD1-8 isoform X1: MASFACYLVLPLLLASTACHARDAVTPGRPLAANQTLLSAPDGKFVLGFFTPPGANSTYVGVWYGKVSVRTVVWVANRERPIPGGVADNHGATLSVSATGTLAIATANSTVVWSVKPAAALASPAARILDSGNLVLAGAGGGVAWEGFDYPTDTLLPDMKLGVDLVKGRNRTLTAWKSPSDPSPGPVVMAMATSGDPQVFIWNGDDLVWRSGPWDGVQFTGVPDTVTYSDFTFSFINNAQEVTYSFHVHNESIISRLGLNTTGNNGVLQRSTWVEAAGTWNLYWYAPKDQCDAVSPCGPNGVCDTNNMPVCSCLRGFVPRSPAAWALRDGRDGCVRATPLDCRNGTDGFVTLRHAKVPDTVRSLVDMSLSLEQCRQACLRNCSCTAYASGNVSADRRADGSGCVMWSAGLTDLRVYPDFGQELFVRLAAADLGITSKSKKKHVIVAVVASVCALAFLLAIAGVFFWTRGKKKARKTASSKWSGGSRSTPRQYDGSSHNDDLELPIFDLGTIAVATDGFSIDNKLGEGGFGPVYKGKLEDGQEIAVKTLSKTSVQGLDEFKNEVMLIAKLQHRNLVRLLGYSISGQERLLIYEYMENKSLDYFLFAEKSNSIQLDWQVRYSIIEGIARGLLYLHQDSRYRIIHRDMKASNVLLDKEMIPKISDFGMARMFGSEETEINTCKVVGTYGYMAPEYAMDGVFSVKSDVFSFGVLLLEIISGRRNRGVYSYSNHLNLLGHAWSLWNEGKGVELADETMNGSFNSDQVLKCTRVGLLCVQENPDDRPLMSQVLMMLAATDIATLPTPKQPGFAAKRIQMETETSSSKPDSSIFGSATVTIIEGR, from the exons ATGGCGTCGTTTGCTTGTTACCTCGTCCTCCCCCTGCTACTCGCGTCCACGGCATGCCATGCCAGGGACGCCGTCACGCCGGGCCGCCCGCTCGCCGCGAACCAGACGCTGCTCTCGGCCCCCGACGGCAAGTTCGTGCTCGGCTTCTTCACCCCGCCGGGCGCCAACAGCACCTACGTCGGCGTCTGGTACGGCAAGGTCTCCGTCCGCACGGTGGTCTGGGTCGCCAACCGCGAGCGCCCCATCCCCGGCGGCGTCGCGGACAACCACGGCGCCACGCTCTCCGTGTCCGCCACCGGCACGCTCGCCATTGCCACGGCCAACTCGACCGTGGTGTGGTCGGTCAAGCCGGCGGCCGCGCTGGCGAGCCCCGCGGCGCGGATCCTGGACAGCGGCAACCTGGTGctcgcgggcgcgggcggcggcgtggcgtGGGAGGGGTTCGACTACCCGACCGACACGCTGCTCCCGGACATGAAGCTGGGGGTCGACCTCGTGAAGGGGCGGAACCGGACGCTGACGGCGTGGAAGAGCCCGTCGGACCCCTCGCCGGGCCCCGTGGTCATGGCGATGGCCACGTCCGGCGACCCCCAGGTGTTCATCTGGAACGGCGACGACCTGGTCTGGCGCTCCGGCCCCTGGGACGGCGTCCAGTTCACCGGCGTGCCAGACACCGTCACCTACTCCGACTTCACCTTCAGCTTCATCAACAACGCCCAGGAGGTCACGTACAGCTTCCAC GTGCACAACGAGTCGATCATATCGAGGCTGGGGCTGAACACCACGGGGAACAACGGGGTGCTGCAGCGGTCGACGTGGGTGGAGGCGGCCGGGACGTGGAACCTCTACTGGTACGCGCCCAAGGACCAGTGCGACGCCGTGTCGCCGTGCGGGCCCAACGGCGTGTGCGACACCAACAACATGCCCGTCTGCTCCTGCCTGCGCGGCTTCGTGCCCAGGTCGCCGGCGGCGTGGGCGCTGCGGGACGGCCGGGACGGCTGCGTGCGGGCGACGCCGCTCGACTGCCGGAACGGCACCGACGGGTTCGTCACGCTGAGGCACGCCAAGGTGCCGGACACGGTGCGGAGCCTCGTGGACATGAGCCTCAGCCTGGAGCAGTGCCGGCAGGCGTGCCTCCGGAACTGCTCCTGCACCGCCTACGCCAGCGGCAACGTCAGCGCCGACCGCCGCGCCGACGGCTCCGGCTGCGTCATGTGGAGCGCCGGGCTCACCGACCTGCGCGTCTACCCGGACTTCGGCCAGGAACTCTTCGTCCGACTCGCCGCCGCCGATCTCG GTATAACAAGTAAATCCAAGAAGAAACACGTAATAGTCGCAGTCGTCGCCAGCGTCTGCGCGCTGGCATTCCTTTTAGCAATCGCTGGTGTTTTCTTCTGGACAAGAgggaagaagaaagcaagaaaaacag CATCGAGTAAATGGAGCGGCGGTTCACGGAGCACTCCCCGCCAATACGATGGAAGTAGTCACAATGATGACTTGGAACTGCCAATATTTGATCTGGGGACAATTGCAGTTGCCACCGATGGTTTCTCCATCGATAATAAGCTCGGCGAGGGTGGCTTTGGACCAGTATACAAG GGTAAGCTCGAGGATGGACAGGAAATAGCTGTTAAGACACTTTCAAAAACATCCGTACAGGGTCTCGATGAGTTCAAGAATGAGGTTATGTTAATAGCTAAACTCCAGCACCGGAACCTTGTCCGGCTTCTTGGCTATAGCATTAGTGGACAAGAAAGGCTACTTATCTATGAATACATGGAAAATAAGAGCCTTGACTACTTCCTATTTG CAGAAAAGTCCAACAGTATCCAACTTGATTGGCAAGTGCGATACTCTATCATAGAAGGCATTGCTCGAGGATTACTGTATCTCCACCAGGACTCAAGATACAGAATCATCCATAGAGACATGAAGGCAAGTAATGTTCTTCTAGACAAGGAGATGATTCCCAAAATTTCTGACTTCGGGATGGCAAGAATGTTTGGCAGTGAAGAGACAGAAATAAATACGTGTAAAGTCGTTGGCACATA TGGCTACATGGCTCCAGAGTATGCAATGGATGGAGTCTTCTCAGTCAAATCAGATGTATTTAGTTTCGGCGTATTACTGCTGGAAATAATAAGTGGTAGAAGAAACAGAGGGGTGTACTCCTACTCAAATCACCTAAATCTTCTAGGACAT GCATGGAGCTTATGGAACGAAGGGAAAGGCGTAGAATTAGCAGATGAAACCATGAATGGCTCGTTCAACTCAGATCAAGTACTCAAATGCACCAGAGTGGGGCTCCTGTGTGTGCAAGAGAACCCAGATGATCGTCCATTGATGTCTCAAGTGCTTATGATGTTAGCTGCTACAGATATTGCCACATTGCCAACTCCTAAGCAGCCTGGTTTTGCAGCTAAAAGAATTCAAATGGAAACAGAGACGTCATCAAGCAAACCAGACAGCAGCATATTCGGCAGTGCGACTGTTACCATAATTGAAGGTCGATAG
- the LOC123062268 gene encoding nodulation protein H, whose translation MEGVGREHDSSVALPVEDFGAAKDTTSVSTKPTRRYPLASWVAILALATLVGVYIFSLSLKQNGMLFGLRQTNMIEKEREQPCHHPGVPETEIPYVHFPTPNTYSRKECACTPVRFFAILSMQRSGSGWFETLLNSHENISSNGEIFSVKDRRSNVTAITQTLDKLYNLDWVSSAAKNECTAAVGLKWMLNQGLMKHHQEIAEYFNRRGVSLIFLLRRNLLQRYVSILANDYDRNTKQLNGTHKAHVHHRGQADVLAQYKPTIDTKSLIAELKRSDKLAADGLVSFKKIRSIVLYYEDVVSNRTKLTDVLDFLKLPKMKLSSRHVKIHTKRLRDHIDNWTDVSNTLNGTQYQSFLNGRR comes from the exons ATGGAGGGGGTAGGGAGAGAGCACGATAGCTCCGTGGCGCTGCCCGTGGAGGATTTCGGCGCCGCCAAG GATACAACCAGCGTGAGCACAAAGCCTACAAGGAGGTACCCGCTCGCGTCATGGGTTGCCATACTGGCCCTGGCCACCCTTGTGGGCGTATACATATTCTCCTTATCTCTCAAGCAAAACGGGATGCTGTTCGGGCTCAGGCAGACCAACATGATAGAGAAAGAAAGGGAGCAGCCTTGCCACCACCCGGGAGTTCCGGAGACCGAGATCCCTTACGTGCACTTCCCCACACCCAATACTTATAGTAG GAAAGAATGTGCATGCACACCAGTTAGATTCTTTGCTATCTTGTCGATGCAGAGGTCGGGAAGTGGATGGTTTGAAACCTTGTTGAATAGCCACGAGAATATTAGCTCAAATGGAGAGATTTTCTCTGTCAAAGACAGGCGTAGCAATGTCACGGCCATCACACAAACACTCGATAAATTGTACAATCTCGACTGGGTCAGCAGTGCCGCTAAAAATGAGTGCACGGCTGCTGTGGGGTTGAAATGGATGCTCAATCAG GGTCTGATGAAACATCATCAAGAGATAGCTGAATATTTCAACCGAAGGGGTGTGTCTTTAATTTTCCTTTTAAGAAGAAACCTTCTGCAGCGATATGTCTCTATATTGGCAAATGATTATGATAGAAATACGAAGCAACTAAATGGAACTCACAAAGCTCATGTGCATCACAGAGGCCAG GCTGATGTTCTTGCTCAGTATAAGCCAACAATAGACACAAAATCGTTGATTGCTGAACTGAAAAGGTCTGATAAGTTGGCAGCTGATGGTTTAGTGAGTTTCAAGAAGATCCGGAGTATTGTCCTGTACTATGAGGATGTGGTCAGCAATCGCACT AAGCTTACAGATGTGCTGGATTTTCTGAAATTGCCAAAGATGAAGCTATCCAGTCGGCATGTGAAAATCCATACTAAACGGTTGCGTGATCATATTGATAATTGGACTGATGTTTCTAATACTTTGAATGGGACTCAATACCAGAGCTTCTTGAATGGTCGAAGATGA
- the LOC123062267 gene encoding receptor-like serine/threonine-protein kinase SD1-8 isoform X2, with product MASFACYLVLPLLLASTACHARDAVTPGRPLAANQTLLSAPDGKFVLGFFTPPGANSTYVGVWYGKVSVRTVVWVANRERPIPGGVADNHGATLSVSATGTLAIATANSTVVWSVKPAAALASPAARILDSGNLVLAGAGGGVAWEGFDYPTDTLLPDMKLGVDLVKGRNRTLTAWKSPSDPSPGPVVMAMATSGDPQVFIWNGDDLVWRSGPWDGVQFTGVPDTVTYSDFTFSFINNAQEVTYSFHVHNESIISRLGLNTTGNNGVLQRSTWVEAAGTWNLYWYAPKDQCDAVSPCGPNGVCDTNNMPVCSCLRGFVPRSPAAWALRDGRDGCVRATPLDCRNGTDGFVTLRHAKVPDTVRSLVDMSLSLEQCRQACLRNCSCTAYASGNVSADRRADGSGCVMWSAGLTDLRVYPDFGQELFVRLAAADLGITSKSKKKHVIVAVVASVCALAFLLAIAGVFFWTRGKKKARKTASSKWSGGSRSTPRQYDGSSHNDDLELPIFDLGTIAVATDGFSIDNKLGEGGFGPVYKGKLEDGQEIAVKTLSKTSVQGLDEFKNEVMLIAKLQHRNLVRLLGYSISGQERLLIYEYMENKSLDYFLFEKSNSIQLDWQVRYSIIEGIARGLLYLHQDSRYRIIHRDMKASNVLLDKEMIPKISDFGMARMFGSEETEINTCKVVGTYGYMAPEYAMDGVFSVKSDVFSFGVLLLEIISGRRNRGVYSYSNHLNLLGHAWSLWNEGKGVELADETMNGSFNSDQVLKCTRVGLLCVQENPDDRPLMSQVLMMLAATDIATLPTPKQPGFAAKRIQMETETSSSKPDSSIFGSATVTIIEGR from the exons ATGGCGTCGTTTGCTTGTTACCTCGTCCTCCCCCTGCTACTCGCGTCCACGGCATGCCATGCCAGGGACGCCGTCACGCCGGGCCGCCCGCTCGCCGCGAACCAGACGCTGCTCTCGGCCCCCGACGGCAAGTTCGTGCTCGGCTTCTTCACCCCGCCGGGCGCCAACAGCACCTACGTCGGCGTCTGGTACGGCAAGGTCTCCGTCCGCACGGTGGTCTGGGTCGCCAACCGCGAGCGCCCCATCCCCGGCGGCGTCGCGGACAACCACGGCGCCACGCTCTCCGTGTCCGCCACCGGCACGCTCGCCATTGCCACGGCCAACTCGACCGTGGTGTGGTCGGTCAAGCCGGCGGCCGCGCTGGCGAGCCCCGCGGCGCGGATCCTGGACAGCGGCAACCTGGTGctcgcgggcgcgggcggcggcgtggcgtGGGAGGGGTTCGACTACCCGACCGACACGCTGCTCCCGGACATGAAGCTGGGGGTCGACCTCGTGAAGGGGCGGAACCGGACGCTGACGGCGTGGAAGAGCCCGTCGGACCCCTCGCCGGGCCCCGTGGTCATGGCGATGGCCACGTCCGGCGACCCCCAGGTGTTCATCTGGAACGGCGACGACCTGGTCTGGCGCTCCGGCCCCTGGGACGGCGTCCAGTTCACCGGCGTGCCAGACACCGTCACCTACTCCGACTTCACCTTCAGCTTCATCAACAACGCCCAGGAGGTCACGTACAGCTTCCAC GTGCACAACGAGTCGATCATATCGAGGCTGGGGCTGAACACCACGGGGAACAACGGGGTGCTGCAGCGGTCGACGTGGGTGGAGGCGGCCGGGACGTGGAACCTCTACTGGTACGCGCCCAAGGACCAGTGCGACGCCGTGTCGCCGTGCGGGCCCAACGGCGTGTGCGACACCAACAACATGCCCGTCTGCTCCTGCCTGCGCGGCTTCGTGCCCAGGTCGCCGGCGGCGTGGGCGCTGCGGGACGGCCGGGACGGCTGCGTGCGGGCGACGCCGCTCGACTGCCGGAACGGCACCGACGGGTTCGTCACGCTGAGGCACGCCAAGGTGCCGGACACGGTGCGGAGCCTCGTGGACATGAGCCTCAGCCTGGAGCAGTGCCGGCAGGCGTGCCTCCGGAACTGCTCCTGCACCGCCTACGCCAGCGGCAACGTCAGCGCCGACCGCCGCGCCGACGGCTCCGGCTGCGTCATGTGGAGCGCCGGGCTCACCGACCTGCGCGTCTACCCGGACTTCGGCCAGGAACTCTTCGTCCGACTCGCCGCCGCCGATCTCG GTATAACAAGTAAATCCAAGAAGAAACACGTAATAGTCGCAGTCGTCGCCAGCGTCTGCGCGCTGGCATTCCTTTTAGCAATCGCTGGTGTTTTCTTCTGGACAAGAgggaagaagaaagcaagaaaaacag CATCGAGTAAATGGAGCGGCGGTTCACGGAGCACTCCCCGCCAATACGATGGAAGTAGTCACAATGATGACTTGGAACTGCCAATATTTGATCTGGGGACAATTGCAGTTGCCACCGATGGTTTCTCCATCGATAATAAGCTCGGCGAGGGTGGCTTTGGACCAGTATACAAG GGTAAGCTCGAGGATGGACAGGAAATAGCTGTTAAGACACTTTCAAAAACATCCGTACAGGGTCTCGATGAGTTCAAGAATGAGGTTATGTTAATAGCTAAACTCCAGCACCGGAACCTTGTCCGGCTTCTTGGCTATAGCATTAGTGGACAAGAAAGGCTACTTATCTATGAATACATGGAAAATAAGAGCCTTGACTACTTCCTATTTG AAAAGTCCAACAGTATCCAACTTGATTGGCAAGTGCGATACTCTATCATAGAAGGCATTGCTCGAGGATTACTGTATCTCCACCAGGACTCAAGATACAGAATCATCCATAGAGACATGAAGGCAAGTAATGTTCTTCTAGACAAGGAGATGATTCCCAAAATTTCTGACTTCGGGATGGCAAGAATGTTTGGCAGTGAAGAGACAGAAATAAATACGTGTAAAGTCGTTGGCACATA TGGCTACATGGCTCCAGAGTATGCAATGGATGGAGTCTTCTCAGTCAAATCAGATGTATTTAGTTTCGGCGTATTACTGCTGGAAATAATAAGTGGTAGAAGAAACAGAGGGGTGTACTCCTACTCAAATCACCTAAATCTTCTAGGACAT GCATGGAGCTTATGGAACGAAGGGAAAGGCGTAGAATTAGCAGATGAAACCATGAATGGCTCGTTCAACTCAGATCAAGTACTCAAATGCACCAGAGTGGGGCTCCTGTGTGTGCAAGAGAACCCAGATGATCGTCCATTGATGTCTCAAGTGCTTATGATGTTAGCTGCTACAGATATTGCCACATTGCCAACTCCTAAGCAGCCTGGTTTTGCAGCTAAAAGAATTCAAATGGAAACAGAGACGTCATCAAGCAAACCAGACAGCAGCATATTCGGCAGTGCGACTGTTACCATAATTGAAGGTCGATAG